DNA sequence from the Actinomycetota bacterium genome:
GGCATGAGCCCACGGACCATCGCGATCACGATCCTGCTCGTCGCGCTGGCGCTGTTCGCGATCGCCTACTTCATCGTCGGGCCCGGCAAGCGCCGCAAGGGCCCGGAGCGCCGGGGCGATATCCCCCTCGCGATGCGTCCGTACCACTCGGACGACGAGCTCGAGACGACCGGGATGGAACGGGCGATGGCCTGGGGTGTCGCGCTGACGCTGTTCGCGTCGGTCTTCCTCCCCGTGTACTGGCTGATCGAACCGGAGCGCATCGGGGACAAGGTCGACGACTACTACACGGAGGACGTGATCCGCGGCCGCTTCCTGTTCGCCGAGGCATGCGCGACGTGTCACGGCCCTGAGGCCGGTGGCGGGTCCGCCCCGAACCCCGATCCCGACATCAGCGCCCCCTGGCCGGCTCCGGCGCTCAACAACATCGTCGCCCGGTACGCCGACAACCCCAACGTGACCGACATCCGCGAGTTCATGCTCCAGACCATCAAGCAGGGCCGCCCCGGCACCCCGATGCCGGCGTGGGGTGCCTTCTACGGCGGGCCCTACATCGACATGCAGGTCGAGAACATCGTCGAGTACCTCCTGTCGATCCAGACCGGCGAGGACCCCGAGGCGGTGGCGGTCGCGGGTGCCAGCGGCGACGAGCTGTTCCAGGACAACTGCGCCCGGTGCCACGGTGCCCAAGGCCAGGGGTGGCAGAACGAGCCGGGGCTCGTGGGCCCGTCCCTGCAGGACGTGTTCGCGCGCTACGGCGCCACCGGCGAGGGTGGCGAGGCCGACGAGCAAGCGCGCGCGGCGATCGTCCAGGCCATCGTGCAGGGCCGCATCGTGCCGACCGGGGCGAGCATGCCCGCCTGGGGCGACGTGCTCCCGATGGACGCGATCGAGCGCATCGTCGAGTACCTCAGGACGATCCAGGAGGGAGCGAGCGGATGAGGAACCTGATCCTGGCCACCGAGGGTCCGCTCCTCGAGCACGTCCCGGCGGACCACATCGCTGCGAAGCTGGCCATCCCGCTCGCGATCCTGTTCTTCTGCGGCAGCGTGTACGTCCTGCTCTGGGCCATCTACGGGGCGAAGAAGGGCGCGCTGGTCTACCTCACCGCGTTCTTCGGGTTCACCTTCCTGCTCGGTGTGTACTGGTGGTTCGGGGCGCCGGGTACGCCGGTCGCCACCGGACTGGTGAACTTCCCGGGTCAGCCCGGCGACAACTACCAGGGTCAGTGGTTCCCCTTCGAGCCCGGTTCGGAACGGGCCGAGTTCTTCCCCATCTCCAACGAGGGGCTCGACAGCTTCCAGACCGTCGCCGAGTACGTCGGCCAGGGAGGCACACCCATCGGGGAGCTGGAAGGCGATCCCAACTTCTCGTTCATCTCGGGCGACCTGTCGCAGGGCCTCAACACGATGCTCGCCCAGTTCCTGCCGACCGATGAGCAGGGCACCGCGCTGATCGGGCCCGAACGCCGCGCCCGGATCGAGGAGGCCTTCGCCGAGCAGGCCGGCGAGCTGCCCGACGACCGCGAGCGCGCGAGCCCGTTCCTCACCGCGCAGGTCGCCACCGATGACGACGGCCGCGCTCTCGTCCGGCTCACCGATAGCAACGGCCACCGCGTCGCGGCGGCTCGTTTGCAGCTGCTCGCGAACACGGTGAACGCGGATGAGAACGTGGCGCCCGAGCGTGAGACGTTCGTGGTCGAGGAGCGCACGTGGTACGCGTTCAAGGACCCCGGCGCCCTCTGGTTCCCGTCCGCCGTGTGGACCGTGGTCTCGCTGGTGCTGTTCGCACTGTCGCTGTTCGGCCTCGACCGGATGGAGCAGCGCGAG
Encoded proteins:
- a CDS encoding c-type cytochrome, coding for MSPRTIAITILLVALALFAIAYFIVGPGKRRKGPERRGDIPLAMRPYHSDDELETTGMERAMAWGVALTLFASVFLPVYWLIEPERIGDKVDDYYTEDVIRGRFLFAEACATCHGPEAGGGSAPNPDPDISAPWPAPALNNIVARYADNPNVTDIREFMLQTIKQGRPGTPMPAWGAFYGGPYIDMQVENIVEYLLSIQTGEDPEAVAVAGASGDELFQDNCARCHGAQGQGWQNEPGLVGPSLQDVFARYGATGEGGEADEQARAAIVQAIVQGRIVPTGASMPAWGDVLPMDAIERIVEYLRTIQEGASG